A single region of the Vespula pensylvanica isolate Volc-1 chromosome 8, ASM1446617v1, whole genome shotgun sequence genome encodes:
- the LOC122631128 gene encoding transmembrane 7 superfamily member 3-like, with product MKRTVLGFSFITLWLFVISEQIQEAITSSSTFDDNIISISLLNYRKNEAVKERIKLAPTNNYMINITAIPPTISFLIFQVHTYQYNITLSYDKLNLNKVSNRSLFGSNVGLYIVPKKKETTFFIRNNNVRHVETLLAVVPYLKQAPVPGGCNMEFNIEVAPYQKLFVNDSIVILDSQPASLPLTSNETQRSCIFAETYRLFLTKQDYSIESYFNAISSMLTVTDILRNGEKIPAPTINPLRRINNLYYGIGTVYAAIATYGNDSSAYVPTFTYGFNYVLHPEDDKFLNDTLSKLLCILTCIVGSLCVLQGHKYPEMEFVVYTTFFGGIISYIVVKSFATYDVRTNIILSLIGSFLFLLVGVISCFTKKYINVLFSILFFGFLCSSIFYFNVKDSPAILENDWLFWPIYLFIALIVMIILIAMPCFALTLTCAVLGGFTVVLSIAYFANSNLVYIIINVIRRLTVSWFNYAIVSLPLQSKDMILIVFWVFLAIVRIHSEGVFRDFFNNLYWKVCRRDFKSIESDKAFEDIPLYKYRVLDYFN from the exons ATGAAGCGTACCGTTCTTGGGTTCTCTTTTATCACATTATGGTTATTCGTAATTAGTGAACAAATTCAAGAGGCTATCACGTCCTCATCAACTTTTG ATGATAATATAATCTCAATATCGTTAttgaattatcgaaaaaacGAAGCTGttaaagaaaggataaagttAGCTCCTACAAacaattatatgataaatattaccGCTATACCACCTaccatttcatttcttatctttcaagTTCATacatatcaatataatattactctTTCGTATGACAAATTAAATCTTAATAAGGTATCAAACAGAAGTCTATTTGGATCTAACGTCGGTTTATATATCGTaccaaagaagaaggaaacgacgtttttcataagaaataacAACGTTCGACATGTCGAAACTCTATTGGCGGTCGTTCCTTATTTAAAGCAAG CACCAGTACCAGGCGGCTGTAACATGGAATTCAATATCGAAGTAGCACCATATCAAAAGCTATTCGtaaacgattcgatcgttATCCTGGATTCACAACCTGCCTCTTTACCACTCACGAGCAACGAAACTCAGAGAAGCTGTATTTTTGCAGAAACATATCGCCTTTTTCTAACAAAACAGGACTATTCTATAGAGAGTTACTTCAATGCTATTAGCAGTATGCTCACTGTCACGGATATTCTTCGTAATGGTGAAAAG ATACCGGCACCGACCATAAATCCGTTAAGAAGGATCAACAACCTTTATTATGGAATTGGGACCGTCTACGCGGCTATAGCTACTTATGGAAATGATTCCTCGGCTTATGTACCAACTTTCACCTATGGATTCAACTATGTTCTCCATCCAGaagatgataaatttttaa ATGATACGCTATCAAAGTTATTGTGCATTTTAACGTGTATCGTTGGCTCCTTATGCGTCTTACAAGGACATAAATATCCCGAAATGGAGTTCGTCGTGTACACAACATTCTTTGGTGGCATTATCAGTTACATCGTAGTTAAATCTTTCGCAACTTACGACGTCAGAA caaatattatattgagcTTAATCGgaagtttcctttttctcctcgtgGGTGTTATTTCCTGTTTTAccaaaaaatacataaacgtTCTCTTTTCCATACTTTTTTTCGGATTTCTCTGCAGCTCGATCTTCTATTTCAATGTAAAAG ACTCTCCAGCAATTTTGGAGAACGACTGGTTGTTTTGGCCGATTTATTTGTTCATCGCGCTCATCGTCATGATTATTCTAATCGCAATGCCCTGCTTTGCTCTTACTCTGACATGCGCTGTTCTCGGAGGATTCACAGTGGTCTTATCGATCGCTTATTTTGCGAACTCAAATTTGGTCTACATCATTATCAACGTTATCAGGCGCCTGACTGTATCTTGGTTCAATTATGCGATCGTTAGTCTTCCGTTACAGAGCAAAG aTATGATCTTGATCGTGTTTTGGGTTTTTCTGGCCATAGTTCGTATCCACAGTGAGGGCGTTTTTAGAGATTTTTTCAACAATTTGTACTGGAAAGTGTGTCGACGTGATTTTAAAAGTATTGAATCGGATAAGGCATTCGAAGATATACcactttataaatatagagTATTAGACTATTTCAACTAG